The Streptomyces rubradiris genome contains the following window.
CAGCTGCTGGTAGTGGCCGTGCTGGGCGAGCGTGCCGCCGAGGCCCGAGCCGATCGCGCTGCCGACGAACAGGGAGGCCACGAACAGCGCGACGGCCGTGCCGCGGGCCTCGGGCACCAGCGTGGTGGCCCAGTTCTGCAACGAGGAGTGGAAGAACGACCAGCCGCCGCCCAGCAGGATCGCGGCGGCGCCGATCCCCCACACGTTCGGGCCGGCGGCGGCGACCAGGAAGCCGCCCGCCATCATCACGCCGCCGGCGGCCAGCAGCGACCACGCCGGGCGCATCGCCACCCGCTTCAGCAGCCGCGAGAAGCCCAGGGTGCCCGCGCCGTACAGGGCGGTCACACCGCCCGCGCCCAGGGCACCGATCCCCCCGTCCTCGAGGGCCGGGGCCAGGAAGGTGAAGCAGCCCAGCAGTACCGCGCCCTCGACCAGGCCGAAGGCCATGACCAGCCAGGACCAGCGCCGCCGCAGCACCGAGGCGAGTTGTTCGGACGGCCGGCGCAGGGTGGTGTCGGCACGGGACTCGGACAGTCCGCGCATGCCGGCGACCGTGACCGCGGCCAGCACGGCGGACAGCGCCAGCATCACCCGCCAGCTGAACAGGGCTGCTGCTGCGCCGGCGACCAGGGTGGCGGCCGCGGTGCCGATGGCGAGGGCCAGCTGCAGATCCGACAGGGCCCGCTGGCGTACGGCCGCGGGGACGGTGTCGCCCACGTACGTCAGGGAGGCGGGGACGACCGCCCCGAAGAACGCCCCGGTGGCGATCCGCAGGATCACGAGCGTGGTCAGGTCGGGTGCGGCCGCGGACACCAGTCCGCACACCGCCGCGGCGCACAGGGTGAAGCGGATGACCCGCATGCGCCCGTAGCGGTCGGACAGCATGCCCCACACCGGCTGGGCGCACCCGTACGCGAAGAAGTAGCCGCTCGCGACCAGCACGACCTGGCCGAGCCGGACGTGGAATCCGGTGGCGATGGCCATCAGCAGGGGGGTGATCGCGAAGCGGTCGAAGTTGCTGAGGAAACAGGCCACGGCGAGCGCGGGCGGCACCCGCGCCGCGGTCTGCGGCGCCGGGGGCGAGTCGGCCGGCGCGCTCGGCGGGAGGGCGGACCCGGTCGTCTCGGGCTGTACGTCTTGGGACACGGCAGGGCCTTTCCACGAGAGGCGCAAAGGTTTTACGGTCCCGATCGTGCGCCGTCGGCGGGCGGGCAGCCAGGAGACAAATACTCACAGCCTCGCGTGCGCGGCACCGGCGCGGCCGTTCAACCGCCTGGCGCGGAACACTTGAACGTGCCGGGCCGCAGGTGCCGGCGGCCCGGGCGTGCGCCGCGGGGCTCCCGGCCCGGACGCCCGCCGCGCGGACCGGGGGCGCCCCGGGGGAACGGCCGGTACGCGCTGCTAGCCTGGGCCGATGGCAGCCATGAGGGATCTGGGTGACACCGGCCGCCGTACGCTCGGGGCGTTCGTGAGGTCGCGGCGCGAGCGGTTGTCTCCCGAGGACGTGGGAATCTCCGACTTCTCGCGCCGCCGTACCCCCGGGTTGCGCCGCGAGGAGGTGGCCTCGCTGTCCGGGGTGAGCCTGAGCTGGTACACGTGGCTGGAGCAGGGCCGGGACATCAAGGTCTCGCGTCAGGTGCTCGCCTCGCTCGCGCGGGCCTTGAGGCTCTCCGCGCCGGAGATCCGGCACCTGTACCGGCTCAGCAACGAACTGCCCCCGGATCTCGGCGAGGTGCGCGGCTGCCCTGGCCGCAACGAGCAGCTCCAAGCCCTGCTGGACGCCCTGCAGCCCAATCCGGCGATGCTGCTGGACCACCACTGGGACGTGGTG
Protein-coding sequences here:
- a CDS encoding MFS transporter, translating into MSQDVQPETTGSALPPSAPADSPPAPQTAARVPPALAVACFLSNFDRFAITPLLMAIATGFHVRLGQVVLVASGYFFAYGCAQPVWGMLSDRYGRMRVIRFTLCAAAVCGLVSAAAPDLTTLVILRIATGAFFGAVVPASLTYVGDTVPAAVRQRALSDLQLALAIGTAAATLVAGAAAALFSWRVMLALSAVLAAVTVAGMRGLSESRADTTLRRPSEQLASVLRRRWSWLVMAFGLVEGAVLLGCFTFLAPALEDGGIGALGAGGVTALYGAGTLGFSRLLKRVAMRPAWSLLAAGGVMMAGGFLVAAAGPNVWGIGAAAILLGGGWSFFHSSLQNWATTLVPEARGTAVALFVASLFVGSAIGSGLGGTLAQHGHYQQLFLLAAATAVPLTVCAAWLRTRYTPTGS